The following coding sequences lie in one Fusarium poae strain DAOMC 252244 chromosome 1, whole genome shotgun sequence genomic window:
- a CDS encoding hypothetical protein (BUSCO:33887at5125) translates to MKRNAPSGGFGGGSARKKGKKSLYVVKVGKTPGIYYSWDECKEQVDRFPGAVYKGFVTAEEAREYMDGSGDTSTRDPAAGIPPASVAKANNSMKYYAVAIGIQPGIYNTWEETSQRIQGVSGAKHKKFNTLGEAKDYIRQYGAPETCQRLGIAPGPGQARQSRQEPRQIPAEQIREAKPAAYDLQQKQYASAAEARPAARQYQQTQYASAAEARPAAHQSQQTQYASAARPAAHQSQQTQYASAAEQVQAEREARKAQHERKLEDERKLQQAQQEERERQEERKRQAERQRQAERQRQAERQRQAERQRQAYAHAGTGVDGDTIRIYTDGSSLGNGSADSRAGLGVFFGHDDERNLAERLPGLPQTNQRAELMAILRAMEIAPLTQGIEIWTDSQYSINCSQVWSINWERNNWMSSKKKPVANKDIIREIRAKMKEREAAGAVTKFQWVKGHASDPGNHEADRLANMGSRMPEVA, encoded by the exons ATGAAGCGAAACGCACCTAGCGGCGGGTTTGGAGGAGGTTCGGCaaggaagaagggcaagaagagtTTATATGTGGTCAAAGTTGGGAAAACGCCCGGTATCTACTATTCCTGGGACGAATGTAAGGAACAAGTAGACCGATTCCCAGGCGCAGTTT ATAAAGGATTCGTAACGGcagaagaagctcgagaaTATATGGATGGCTCAGGGGATACATCGACCAGAGACCCTGCTGCTGGAATCCCCCCAGCCAGCGTCGCTAAGGCCAACAACTCTATGAAATATTATGCTGTCGCAATTGGTATTCAGCCGGGCATCTATAATACATGGGAGGAGACCAGTCAACGCATCCAAGGCGTAAGTGGAGCAAAACATAAGAAGTTTAACACGCTGGGAGAGGCGAAGGACTACATCAGACAATATGGAGCACCGGAGACATGCCAGAGACTTGGTATAGCACCCGGTCCAGGACAAGCACGGCAGTCACGACAAGAACCAAGGCAAATACCAGCAGAACAAATACGAGAAGCAAAGCCAGCGGCATATGACCTACAGCAAAAACAGTATGCAAGCGCAGCAGAAGCAAGGCCTGCAGCACGCCAATATCAGCAAACGCAATATGCAAGCGCAGCAGAAGCAAGGCCTGCAGCACACCAATCTCAGCAAACGCAATATGCAAGCGCAGCAAGGCCTGCAGCACACCAATCTCAGCAAACGCAATATGCAAGCGCAGCAGAGCAAGTCCAAGCAGAACGTGAAGCGCGGAAAGCACAACATGAACGGAAATTAGAGGACGAACGGAAACTACAGCAGGCACAGCAAGAAGAGCGGGAACGTCAAGAAGAGCGTAAACGTCAAGCAGAGCGTCAACGTCAAGCAGAGCGTCAACGTCAAGCAGAGCGTCAACGTCAAGCAGAGCGTCAACGTCAAGCATATGCGCACGCAGGAACTGGAGTAGACGGAGATACGATCAGGATCTATACCGATGGCAGCAGTCTTGGAAACGGATCCGCTGACAGCCGGGCTGGTCTTGGTGTCTTCTTTGGCCACGACGATGAGCGTAACCTCGCTGAGAGACTCCCTGGCCTGCCCCAGACAAACCAGCGAGCTGAACTAATGGCTATTCTCAGAGCAATGGAGATTGCGCCTCTGACTCAGGGAATAGAAATTTGGACTGACAGTCAGTACTCTATCAATTGTTCACAGGTGTGGTCTATCAACTGGGAGAGGAATAATTGGATGTCCTCTAAAAAGAAGCCTGTCGCGAACAAGGACATCATACGCGAGATACGAGCCAAGATGAAAGAGAGAGAAGCTGCCGGAGCAGTCACAAAGTTCCAATGGGTTAAAGGGCATGCATCAGATCCAGGCAACCACGAAGCCGATCGCCTGGCCAACATGGGATCCCGAATGCCAGAAGTCGCCTAA
- a CDS encoding hypothetical protein (BUSCO:27253at5125) yields MSTELAPEVSLTPDPAEAAQPAKPEHRGPSEIVPNPLIDDFKEKYIRRGVLIPLKTTQEVRQDHTITHAYITRAPTRQANDVITALRNMRPDDNSANPLPHLRRCSKPGDLPAHLKTQFMNDTAVGRQIHTAKSTWIYIIIGEVKDFTREELTEVLSIIEGDEGELFIEKIPIPLLAPTSQVQAAMWSSQFWPTVYRKNNPLGPHPSIVARGTEDIKDDSSVWMALAHRVALQAKETGIGEAIGAVIVQRDGGKVELVGVAGDARWHQECGPLGGTSNPMTHCVVRAISMVAQKLVRHERRAAGLPFSPPNLDYDAFQDKPLLEIEKKCFVQEHPNKDGYLCHGLELYVTHEPCVSCSMGILHSRMGKAVFATHMPRSGGLSSDDRPDGGGRGLGLFWRRELNWSLMAWEWERDGVPDLPPLDPITHV; encoded by the exons ATGTCAACCGAACTGGCTCCAGAGGTATCCCTCACCCCTGATCCGGCGGAGGCAGCTCAGCCAGCTAAGCCTGAGCATCGCGGTCCCTCTGAGATCGTGCCAAATCCTTTGATCGATGATTTCAAGGAGAAATATATTCGGCGCGGTGTCTTGATACCCCTCAAGACGACGCAGGAGGTCCGGCAGGACCACACCATCACCCATGCATACATCACACGAGCGCCTACCAGGCAGGCCAACGATGTCATTAC GGCCTTGCGTAACATGCGACCAGATGACAATAGCGCTAACCCCCTACCTCATCTGCGACGGTGTTCTAAGCCTGGCGATTTGCCTGCCCACCTCAAAACTCAGTTCATGAACGACACTGCTGTAGGCCGTCAGATTCACACGGCGAAGTCGACTTGGATTTACATCATCATCGGAGAAGTCAAGGACTTCACGCGAGAGGAGCTCACCGAAGTTTTGTCCATTATCGAGGGCGATGAGGGCGAGCTCTTTATTGAAAAGATCCCCATTCCCCTGCTTGCGCCAACATCACAAGTACAAGCAGCCATGTGGTCTTCTCAGTTTTGGCCCACCGTATATCGGAAGAACAACCCCTTGGGACCACACCCTAGCATAGTAGCCCGGGGCACTGAAGATATCAAGGACGACAGCTCTGTTTGGATGGCACTAGCCCATCGTGTTGCTTTACAAGCTAAAGAAACCGGGATCGGCGAAGCTATCGGAGCGGTGATCGTCCAGAGAGACGGCGGAAAAGTCGAACTTGTCGGGGTTGCAGGAGACGCTCGCTGGCACCAGGAGTGCGGCCCGCTGGGGGGTACTAGCAACCCTATGACGCACTGCGTTGTCCGTGCTATCAGCATGGTGGCCCAGAAGCTCGTTCGACATGAGCGACGAGCTGCTGGCCTACCTTTCAGCCCGCCTAATCTCGATTACGACGCATTCCAAGACAAACCACTccttgagattgagaagaagtGCTTTGTACAAGAGCATCCGAACAAGGATGGCTATCTTTGCCACGGCCTTGAGCTTTATGTCACTCATGAGCCCTGCGTATCATGCTCTATGGGAATACTCCATTCTCGAATGGGTAAAGCTGTCTTTGCTACGCACATGCCTCGCAGTGGAGGATTGAGCTCAGATGATCGTCCAGATGGGGGTGGAAGAGGACTGGGACTCTTCTGGAGACGAGAGCTCAACTGGAGCTTGATGGCTTGGGAATGGGAACGTGACGGCGTGCCCGACCTGCCTCCTCTTGATCCCATCACTCATGTTTAG